A window of the Hordeum vulgare subsp. vulgare chromosome 5H, MorexV3_pseudomolecules_assembly, whole genome shotgun sequence genome harbors these coding sequences:
- the LOC123399941 gene encoding uncharacterized protein LOC123399941 has translation MSASSSSHGCGRPFIPLIDCPGACGSFVMKHVSSTEDHPGWVYYRCPSHGNGCNFWHWEREYVAILVNKKFLTGANVVDAIGWSEDRREELERHNEQRRSKDEIY, from the exons ATGTCTGCATCGAGCTCTTCCCATGGCTGTGGCCGCCCATTCATCCCCCTCATCGACTGCCCCGGGGCGTGTGGTTCCTTCGTGATGAAGCATGTTTCCAGCACCGAGGATCATCCTGGATGggtgtactaccgctgccccagcCATGGT AATGGATGCAATTTCTGGCATTGGGAGAGGGAGTATGTTGCTATCCTGGTAAATAAGAAGTTTCTCACTGGAGCTAATGTTGTTGATGCAATTGGGTGGTCTGAAGACAGGAGAGAAGAGCTGGAGCGACACAATGAACAAAGAAGATCTAAAGATGAAATTTATTAG